A DNA window from Candidatus Roseilinea sp. contains the following coding sequences:
- the ppk gene encoding polyphosphate kinase codes for MTAVHLSGQLINRELSWLEFNRRVLQEAQDPTHPLLERAKFLAIFATNLDEFFMIRVAGLREQVMAGITRPGPEGIPPAQTLALVNERVCALQTEHLRTWCDVIRPELANHGICVLDWNELTDAQRATATAYFHRTVFPILTPLAVDPAHPFPHISNLSLSLAVVIRGSRGRLHFARVKVPPSLPRFFPLNDCAEDERCERCFAWLDQIIAANVGALFPDMDIAGTYAFRVTRDADIEIQEDEADDLRSTVERSIRDRRFGSVVRLEVVHDMPEEVCDILTENLNLSSDEVFRLAGPLDLSSLWELHRLPLPELKDPPLSPRIPNDWNNSEDIFARIRRGDVLLHHPYDSFAPVVEFVRAAARDPHVLAIKQTLYRVGSNSPIVEALMEAVTNGKQVAVLVELKARFDEENNIQWTRALEEVGVHVVYGLPGYKVHAKACMVVRRDSDGEIRRYVHLSTGNYNASTARVYTDLGLFTCDPEIGQDVAELFNNLTGYFKQKSYRRLLVAPVTLRRRMTELIEREIAHHLRHGGGHLIFKVNQLVDPEMIHLLYRASQAGVKVDLLVRGMCSLRPGVPNLSENIRVVSIVGRFLEHSRVYYFRNNGDEEIYSGSADLMERNLDRRVETVYPILDPAIKRRIKVEILDLGLRDNVKARLMQPDGTYIFVRRGQGEQEINSQLKLLGAGCDCSDQQAGASPAT; via the coding sequence ATGACGGCGGTGCATCTTTCGGGGCAGTTGATCAACCGCGAATTGAGCTGGCTGGAGTTCAACCGGCGTGTGTTGCAGGAGGCGCAAGACCCCACCCACCCATTGCTTGAGCGCGCCAAGTTCCTGGCCATCTTCGCAACCAACCTGGACGAGTTTTTCATGATTCGCGTCGCCGGGCTGCGCGAGCAGGTGATGGCGGGGATTACTCGGCCAGGGCCGGAGGGAATTCCGCCGGCGCAGACGTTGGCGCTGGTGAACGAGCGCGTGTGCGCGTTGCAAACCGAGCATCTACGCACTTGGTGCGATGTGATCCGGCCGGAGTTGGCGAATCATGGCATCTGCGTCCTGGATTGGAACGAGCTGACCGACGCGCAGCGCGCCACGGCGACGGCGTATTTTCACCGCACGGTGTTCCCCATCCTCACGCCGCTGGCCGTGGATCCGGCGCACCCGTTCCCTCACATCAGCAACCTCAGCCTCAGCCTAGCCGTCGTCATTCGAGGCTCGCGCGGCCGTTTGCACTTTGCGCGGGTCAAGGTGCCGCCTTCGCTGCCCCGCTTCTTCCCGCTGAACGATTGCGCCGAGGACGAGCGCTGTGAGCGCTGCTTCGCATGGCTGGATCAGATCATCGCGGCGAACGTGGGTGCGCTCTTCCCGGATATGGACATCGCCGGCACCTACGCCTTCCGCGTGACGCGCGACGCCGACATCGAGATTCAGGAAGACGAAGCCGACGATTTGCGTTCGACCGTCGAGCGCTCGATCAGAGATCGTCGCTTCGGCAGCGTGGTGCGTCTGGAAGTGGTGCACGATATGCCGGAGGAAGTGTGCGACATCCTCACGGAGAACCTCAACCTGTCCAGCGACGAGGTGTTTCGGCTGGCCGGCCCATTGGATTTGAGCAGCTTGTGGGAACTGCATCGCTTGCCGCTGCCGGAGTTGAAAGACCCGCCGCTGTCCCCACGTATCCCTAACGATTGGAACAATTCCGAAGACATCTTCGCGCGGATTCGGCGCGGCGATGTGCTGTTGCATCACCCATACGACTCGTTCGCCCCCGTGGTGGAGTTCGTGCGCGCTGCTGCGCGCGATCCCCACGTGCTCGCCATCAAGCAGACGCTGTATCGCGTCGGCTCAAACTCGCCGATCGTCGAGGCGCTGATGGAAGCGGTCACGAACGGCAAGCAGGTCGCCGTGCTGGTGGAACTGAAGGCGCGCTTTGACGAAGAGAACAACATTCAGTGGACGCGCGCGCTGGAGGAAGTGGGCGTGCACGTGGTCTATGGCTTGCCCGGTTACAAAGTGCATGCCAAAGCCTGCATGGTCGTGCGGCGCGATTCCGACGGCGAGATTCGCCGCTACGTCCACTTGAGCACCGGCAACTACAACGCCAGCACCGCGCGCGTCTATACCGATCTCGGCCTGTTCACTTGTGACCCAGAGATCGGTCAGGACGTGGCCGAACTGTTCAACAACCTGACCGGCTACTTCAAACAAAAGTCATATCGCCGGCTGCTGGTCGCGCCGGTGACGCTGCGCAGGCGGATGACCGAGCTGATCGAGCGCGAGATCGCGCATCACTTGCGGCACGGCGGCGGCCACCTGATCTTCAAAGTGAACCAACTCGTGGATCCGGAGATGATTCACCTGCTGTATCGTGCGTCGCAAGCGGGCGTGAAGGTGGACCTGCTCGTGCGCGGCATGTGCTCGCTGCGGCCAGGCGTGCCGAATCTGAGCGAGAACATTCGCGTGGTCAGCATCGTCGGCCGCTTCTTGGAGCACAGCCGGGTGTATTACTTCCGTAACAACGGTGACGAAGAGATCTACTCCGGCAGCGCCGATCTGATGGAACGCAACCTCGACCGGCGCGTCGAAACGGTCTATCCCATCCTCGATCCCGCCATCAAGCGCCGGATCAAAGTCGAGATTCTCGACCTGGGCCTGCGCGACAACGTCAAGGCGCGGTTGATGCAGCCGGATGGCACGTATATCTTCGTCCGTCGGGGGCAGGGTGAACAAGAAATCAATAGCCAGCTCAAGCTGCTAGGCGCCGGTTGCGACTGCAGCGATCAACAGGCTGGCGCGTCTCCTGCAACTTGA
- the prmA gene encoding ribosomal protein L11 methyltransferase, whose amino-acid sequence MRTTAFATLMAMADSPRWLELRLEADAELAEAISEAIFPYVEGGVALEQTHRQQPGVMVADRWEDERAEGPIIVRAYLPDDETLAERKRKVEEALAYLNMVRPTPQPAYRIVAQSDWADAWKASFKPLRIGRRILIRPSWINDVSSDHAADRDLVITLDPGMAFGTGLHPTTQLCAAAMEDYVQAGMRILDVGSGSGILSILAARLGAREVVGVDTDDEAVRAGRENVRANGVGDRVTIMHGSHEVAHGVYDLVVANILAGVIIRMLAEGLTSRAPQFIFSGILDMQAGDVVRAAETAGLSVLEKRAIDDWICLVCARRDGDRR is encoded by the coding sequence ATGCGCACCACCGCCTTTGCTACACTCATGGCAATGGCCGATAGCCCGCGCTGGCTGGAACTCCGCCTCGAAGCCGACGCCGAATTAGCCGAGGCAATCAGCGAGGCGATCTTCCCCTACGTTGAAGGCGGCGTGGCTCTAGAGCAGACCCACCGGCAACAACCGGGCGTCATGGTCGCCGACCGCTGGGAGGACGAGCGCGCCGAAGGGCCAATCATCGTGCGCGCCTATTTGCCCGACGATGAAACGCTGGCCGAACGCAAGCGCAAGGTCGAAGAGGCGCTCGCCTACCTGAATATGGTGCGGCCCACGCCGCAGCCGGCCTATCGCATCGTCGCCCAATCGGACTGGGCCGACGCATGGAAGGCATCGTTCAAACCGCTGCGCATCGGTCGGCGCATCCTCATCCGCCCATCATGGATAAACGACGTGTCGTCCGACCACGCCGCAGACCGCGACTTGGTCATCACGCTCGATCCCGGTATGGCGTTCGGCACCGGCCTGCACCCCACCACCCAACTGTGCGCCGCTGCGATGGAAGACTACGTCCAAGCCGGCATGCGCATCCTTGATGTCGGCAGCGGTTCGGGCATCCTTTCGATTTTGGCGGCCAGGCTCGGCGCGCGCGAGGTGGTGGGCGTAGACACCGATGATGAGGCCGTGCGCGCCGGCCGCGAGAACGTCCGGGCCAACGGCGTGGGCGACCGTGTGACAATCATGCATGGCTCTCACGAGGTCGCCCATGGCGTCTACGATCTAGTCGTGGCCAACATCCTGGCCGGCGTGATCATTCGCATGTTGGCCGAAGGGCTGACATCGCGCGCGCCGCAGTTCATCTTCTCCGGCATCTTGGACATGCAGGCCGGCGACGTAGTGCGCGCTGCCGAGACGGCGGGGTTATCCGTCCTGGAGAAGCGAGCGATAGACGACTGGATATGCCTAGTGTGCGCCAGGCGCGATGGGGATAGGAGATAA
- the infA gene encoding translation initiation factor IF-1: MIQVEGEVIEALPGTMFKVQLDNGHQVLTTLSGKMRKNYIRILLGDRVRVELSPYDLTRGRISYRLRTGRENVPA; this comes from the coding sequence GTGATTCAGGTCGAAGGCGAAGTGATCGAGGCGTTGCCCGGCACCATGTTCAAGGTGCAACTGGACAACGGCCACCAGGTGCTGACCACGCTGTCTGGCAAGATGCGCAAGAACTACATTCGCATTTTGCTCGGCGACCGCGTGCGCGTGGAACTTTCGCCGTATGACCTGACGCGCGGGCGCATCTCCTACCGCTTGCGCACCGGCCGCGAGAACGTGCCCGCCTGA
- the mer gene encoding 5,10-methylenetetrahydromethanopterin reductase — MRVALYLQDAHPIREGMQYAQYAEQRGFEAVWQAESRLVRDAIVPMAAFAAVTERVKIGSGVINNWTRNIGLLAATLLTLDDLAPNRIICGIGAWWDPLAKNVGIERRKPLTAMRETVEVLRRLLRMERVTFHGEFHHVEGIELDVVHGRREPRNVPIYIGATGDQMMELTGEIADGVVLNYCVPPEYNDRAMELLDKGAKKVGRRAEDLDRPQLVVCAVNHDRKKAIEDAKELLTQYLAQQPHIAKASGVGDDIVKRVQSILGWPATKEQVHEAMQFVPDEFVLRISATGTPEEARAKVQEYIRRGCTCPILYPMSDARLMIDTFAQA, encoded by the coding sequence ATGCGCGTCGCGCTGTATTTGCAAGATGCCCACCCTATCCGCGAAGGGATGCAGTACGCCCAGTATGCCGAACAGCGCGGGTTCGAGGCGGTGTGGCAGGCCGAATCGCGCCTGGTGCGCGACGCGATCGTGCCGATGGCCGCCTTCGCCGCCGTCACCGAGCGCGTCAAGATCGGCAGCGGCGTGATCAACAACTGGACGCGCAACATCGGCCTGCTGGCCGCGACCTTGCTCACGCTCGACGACCTGGCGCCGAACCGGATCATCTGCGGGATCGGCGCATGGTGGGATCCGCTGGCCAAGAACGTCGGCATCGAACGGCGCAAGCCGCTCACCGCCATGCGCGAGACGGTCGAAGTGCTGCGCCGTTTGTTGCGCATGGAGCGCGTCACCTTCCACGGCGAGTTCCACCACGTGGAAGGCATTGAGCTGGATGTGGTGCATGGCCGTCGCGAGCCGCGCAACGTGCCGATTTACATCGGCGCCACCGGCGACCAAATGATGGAGCTGACCGGCGAGATCGCCGACGGCGTCGTGCTCAACTATTGCGTGCCGCCGGAATACAACGATCGCGCCATGGAACTGCTCGACAAGGGCGCCAAGAAAGTTGGGCGGCGGGCCGAAGATCTCGACCGACCGCAACTGGTGGTGTGCGCCGTCAACCACGACCGCAAGAAGGCCATTGAGGATGCCAAGGAACTCCTGACGCAGTATCTCGCCCAACAGCCCCACATCGCCAAGGCCAGCGGCGTGGGCGATGACATCGTGAAGCGAGTGCAATCCATCCTCGGCTGGCCGGCCACTAAGGAACAGGTGCACGAGGCGATGCAATTCGTGCCAGATGAATTCGTGCTGCGCATTTCGGCCACCGGCACGCCGGAAGAAGCGCGCGCTAAGGTGCAGGAATACATCCGGCGCGGGTGCACCTGCCCAATCCTGTATCCGATGAGCGACGCTCGGCTGATGATTGACACGTTCGCGCAAGCATAA
- a CDS encoding hypothetical protein (possible pseudo, frameshifted) — translation MAQQGATLDAIVSTLEAMKRRIRIVAMADTLKYLRKGGRVSSLTAGIGELLQVKLLIELKQGAITQLDRVRTRGRGVERLIEAVRQTPGAPRCFSIVYTGGDQASDIARIRRALEPIAPIAPPTPVLVTPVIGAHFGPMGLGVVIVNE, via the coding sequence ATGGCGCAACAAGGGGCAACGTTGGACGCGATCGTCTCGACGCTGGAAGCGATGAAGCGACGCATCCGCATCGTGGCGATGGCCGACACGCTGAAATACCTCCGCAAGGGCGGGCGGGTGTCATCGCTCACCGCCGGCATCGGTGAACTGCTACAGGTCAAGTTGCTGATCGAACTCAAGCAGGGTGCCATCACCCAACTGGATCGCGTACGCACGCGCGGGCGCGGTGTGGAACGCCTCATAGAAGCGGTGCGCCAGACGCCGGGCGCTCCCCGTTGTTTCTCCATCGTCTACACCGGCGGCGACCAAGCGAGCGACATTGCCCGCATTCGGCGCGCGTTGGAGCCCATCGCCCCGATTGCCCCCCCCACCCCTGTGCTCGTCACGCCGGTCATCGGTGCACACTTCGGGCCGATGGGCCTCGGCGTGGTGATCGTGAACGAGTAG
- the recG gene encoding ATP-dependent DNA helicase RecG, with protein sequence MPAMPNPATEKLLKILRLEAQTGYHDKAVTRGLQSFAAAWLADAARNDIDPDWAETIAQEMRDYSASADEAHRRAALDALMTRLRSPVLRSSTQARAKGTPSPPSSQRPCEGAMTFATENQAATDSEISPVETAPAVTTAPPPDAAPALTPDAKPPQSVEQPAQRRRSETRPANPREAGLGLDAPVTKVVGIGDFNAQKLARLGVHTIRDLLYYFPTRYDDYSAMKTINQLFYGEQVTIIGRIASVRKHRTKSNLMIVRAVIEDKSGAIECSWFTGERYVDHLMKQLSVGREIVISGKVTEYLGRLTFQNPTYEPAEREWITGGSIVPVYRLTEGLQPLLLRRVMKRMVEYWPSRVPEHLPEEVRSELGLMPIAEALREIHFPRSMKSQERARRRLAFDELFTVQLAVLRQRQIWRQAPAQPLRVDPAVRDRLIAALPYPLTGAQQRALQAIIKDLGQPNAMHRLLQGDVGSGKTVVAALSMALAAGLGAQSAMMAPTEILAEQHYKTMKRLFDGFAERGATAPITLALLTGSTKPGEKRTIHDGLAHGSIHVVIGTHALIQEAVSFQNLGLVVVDEQHRFGVLQRAALRQKGGALNPHTLVMTATPIPRTLALTLYGDLDNTVLDEMPPGRQPIETHWFTPAERERAYRFVQHQVEQGRQAFIICPLVEESDKIEAKAAVEEHARLQREVFPTLKLGLLHGKMKPAEKEQAMRAFASGETHILVSTSVVEVGIDVPNATVILIEGANRFGLAQLHQFRGRVGRGEHKSYCLLIADTSSAISDQRLQAIVNTQDGFKLAEIDLEIRGPGEFFGTRQSGAPELKLVSVSDRDLLDAARAQAEKLLEHDPELAQHPLLAEKVSEFWKHREAVGDAS encoded by the coding sequence ATGCCCGCCATGCCCAATCCAGCGACTGAAAAACTCCTCAAAATCCTCAGGCTCGAAGCGCAGACCGGCTATCACGACAAGGCGGTCACACGCGGCCTGCAGTCGTTCGCTGCCGCTTGGCTGGCCGACGCCGCGCGCAACGACATTGACCCCGACTGGGCCGAGACGATCGCGCAGGAAATGCGCGACTACAGCGCCTCTGCCGATGAAGCGCACCGTCGCGCGGCGCTCGACGCGCTGATGACCCGGTTGCGCTCGCCCGTCCTGCGCAGCTCGACGCAGGCGCGCGCCAAGGGCACCCCCAGCCCCCCTTCGTCACAGCGCCCCTGCGAAGGAGCGATGACATTTGCAACGGAAAATCAGGCTGCCACAGACTCCGAAATATCGCCCGTGGAGACGGCGCCGGCCGTCACGACTGCGCCGCCCCCCGACGCTGCCCCCGCACTCACCCCAGATGCCAAGCCGCCGCAGTCGGTGGAGCAGCCGGCACAACGTCGGCGCTCAGAGACGCGCCCCGCCAACCCGCGCGAAGCCGGCCTGGGCCTAGACGCGCCGGTGACCAAGGTCGTCGGCATTGGTGACTTCAACGCGCAGAAGCTGGCTCGCCTCGGCGTGCATACCATCCGCGACTTGCTGTATTACTTCCCGACGCGCTACGACGATTACAGCGCAATGAAGACGATCAACCAGCTCTTTTACGGCGAGCAAGTCACCATCATCGGGCGCATTGCGTCGGTGCGCAAACATCGAACGAAAAGCAACTTAATGATTGTGCGCGCGGTGATCGAGGACAAATCGGGCGCCATCGAATGCAGTTGGTTCACCGGCGAGCGCTACGTTGATCACTTGATGAAGCAGTTGTCGGTCGGGCGGGAGATCGTCATCAGCGGCAAGGTGACCGAGTATTTGGGCCGGCTGACCTTCCAGAACCCCACCTATGAGCCGGCCGAGCGCGAATGGATCACCGGCGGCAGCATCGTGCCGGTGTATCGCCTGACCGAGGGGTTGCAGCCGCTGCTGTTGCGCCGGGTGATGAAGCGCATGGTCGAGTACTGGCCCTCGCGCGTGCCCGAGCATCTGCCCGAGGAGGTGCGCAGCGAACTCGGCCTCATGCCGATCGCCGAAGCGCTGCGCGAAATTCACTTCCCACGCTCCATGAAGTCGCAGGAGCGCGCGCGACGCCGGCTGGCCTTCGACGAACTGTTCACGGTTCAGTTGGCCGTGCTGCGCCAACGTCAGATTTGGCGCCAGGCGCCGGCGCAACCGCTGCGCGTTGATCCGGCTGTGCGCGATCGGCTGATCGCCGCCCTACCCTATCCACTCACCGGCGCGCAACAACGCGCCCTGCAGGCCATCATCAAAGACCTGGGCCAACCCAACGCCATGCACCGGCTGCTACAAGGCGATGTCGGCTCCGGCAAGACGGTGGTCGCCGCGTTAAGCATGGCGCTGGCCGCGGGCTTGGGCGCGCAATCGGCCATGATGGCGCCGACCGAAATCTTGGCCGAGCAACACTACAAAACCATGAAGCGCCTGTTCGACGGCTTCGCCGAGCGCGGGGCTACCGCTCCGATCACGCTGGCGCTGCTGACGGGTAGCACGAAGCCCGGCGAGAAGCGCACCATCCACGATGGACTCGCCCACGGCAGCATCCACGTCGTGATCGGCACACACGCCTTGATCCAGGAAGCTGTATCGTTCCAGAACCTGGGGCTGGTGGTCGTAGACGAGCAACATCGTTTCGGCGTGTTACAGCGCGCGGCGCTGCGGCAAAAGGGCGGCGCGTTGAACCCCCACACGCTGGTGATGACGGCAACCCCCATCCCGCGCACCCTGGCGCTCACGCTCTACGGCGACCTGGACAACACGGTGCTCGACGAGATGCCGCCCGGCCGTCAACCGATCGAAACGCACTGGTTCACCCCCGCCGAGCGCGAGCGCGCGTACCGCTTTGTGCAACACCAGGTCGAGCAAGGCCGACAAGCCTTCATCATCTGCCCACTCGTCGAAGAGTCGGACAAGATCGAGGCCAAGGCAGCGGTGGAAGAGCACGCGCGACTGCAGCGCGAGGTGTTCCCCACGCTCAAGCTGGGCTTGCTGCACGGCAAGATGAAGCCAGCGGAAAAAGAGCAAGCCATGCGCGCCTTCGCCAGCGGTGAGACGCATATCCTCGTCTCCACCTCGGTCGTCGAAGTGGGCATTGACGTGCCGAACGCGACGGTCATTTTGATCGAAGGCGCGAACCGCTTCGGCCTGGCACAACTGCACCAATTCCGCGGGCGCGTCGGCCGCGGCGAGCACAAGTCCTACTGCCTGCTGATCGCCGACACCAGCTCGGCCATCAGCGACCAGCGCCTGCAGGCGATCGTGAACACCCAGGATGGCTTCAAGTTGGCCGAGATTGACCTGGAAATTCGAGGCCCGGGCGAGTTCTTCGGCACTCGCCAAAGCGGCGCCCCCGAGCTCAAGCTGGTCAGCGTGAGCGACCGCGACTTGTTGGATGCGGCGCGCGCGCAGGCCGAGAAGCTGCTCGAGCACGATCCGGAGCTAGCACAACATCCCTTGCTGGCCGAGAAGGTGTCCGAATTCTGGAAGCATCGCGAGGCGGTCGGCGACGCAAGCTGA
- a CDS encoding phosphopantetheine adenylyltransferase — MTIALYPGTFDPFHNGHLDIAQRALALFDELVIGVYDQPDKKLLFSHEERIALVDEVLREVGVDGRARVTGYSGLTVNFARQLGASVLIRGLRNSVDFNFELQQAQTNHWLAADIEVICLFANAPNHFLSATLIRQIATLGGDVTALVPDCVARALRRLKYT; from the coding sequence ATGACCATCGCGCTTTACCCTGGCACGTTCGACCCCTTTCACAATGGCCACCTTGACATCGCCCAACGCGCGCTGGCGCTGTTCGACGAGCTCGTCATCGGCGTCTATGACCAGCCGGACAAAAAGCTGCTCTTCTCGCATGAGGAGCGCATCGCGCTGGTGGATGAGGTGCTGCGCGAGGTGGGCGTGGACGGTCGGGCGCGCGTCACCGGCTACAGCGGCTTGACGGTGAACTTCGCGCGGCAACTGGGCGCATCGGTGCTCATCCGCGGCCTGCGCAACAGCGTGGATTTCAACTTCGAGCTTCAACAGGCACAGACCAATCACTGGCTGGCCGCAGACATCGAGGTGATCTGCCTATTCGCTAACGCCCCGAACCACTTCTTGAGCGCAACGTTGATCCGACAGATCGCTACGCTGGGCGGCGACGTGACGGCGCTCGTGCCGGACTGCGTGGCACGCGCATTGAGGCGACTTAAATATACTTAA
- a CDS encoding ATPase P has product MAESAETEHIYRIAGMDCAECARTIESGVAKLNGVQSCAVNFGAATLRVRGNAPREAIIARVRELGYDVRDGHSAPMPADGPAGHAPPSFVGFLLARRDTTLALIGTVLILPGLVFNELLPFLGVESALFDLTSIAALCTAGYPVARSAWRALTVNRQISINLLMTIAALGAVAIGIYTEAGLVIVLFALGEALEGYTAERARNAIHSLRTIAPSEATILRPRMDCPEHLGQAGYTGGPCPWCGQHEQRLPVSELRIGDVIVVKPGERIAMDGRVRAGASSVNQAPITGESLPVPKQPGDEVFAGTINGEAALEVEVTRCIEDNLIARVIRLVEAAQERKAPAERFVDRFARVYTPAVVGLAVALAVAPPLLFGAPFMPTADDQGWLYRALELLVVACPCALVISTPVTIISALGNAARHGVLIKGGAYLEALAGVRAVAFDKTGTLTEGKPKVIKVKSVHCTDPTTGVCDHCADLLALASAVERRSEHPLAQAVVAAAEDQRLSGRYPAAQSVKAIAGKGISGRVAEREVLIGSHAFFDQTLPHDRALCEEIESLSARSLTPVLVAADGALAGYIGIADATRDTSRQVIDALHRSGIQATVMLTGDNARAAQAVAQQVGVSEVRAGLLPEQKVEAVHALRDRYGAVAMVGDGVNDAPALAAANVGIAVSDGTAQAIETADVVLMRDDLRLLPFALQLSRAATRTIRINIALAIGIKLAVLLLALFGLGTMWLAVLADVGASLLVTLHGMRLLRYRPADPAAPA; this is encoded by the coding sequence ATGGCCGAGTCCGCTGAAACCGAGCACATCTATCGCATCGCCGGCATGGACTGCGCCGAGTGCGCCCGGACGATCGAGTCGGGCGTGGCGAAGCTGAACGGCGTGCAATCGTGCGCAGTCAACTTTGGCGCGGCCACACTGCGTGTGCGAGGCAACGCGCCGCGTGAAGCCATCATCGCTCGCGTGCGCGAGCTGGGCTACGACGTGCGCGATGGGCACAGCGCCCCAATGCCTGCTGACGGGCCTGCCGGCCATGCGCCCCCTTCATTTGTGGGCTTTTTGTTGGCGCGCCGCGACACCACGCTGGCCCTCATCGGCACCGTCCTCATTCTTCCCGGCTTGGTGTTCAACGAGTTACTGCCGTTCCTCGGCGTCGAGAGCGCCCTCTTCGATCTCACATCCATCGCGGCGCTCTGCACCGCCGGCTATCCGGTCGCCCGCAGCGCTTGGCGCGCGCTCACCGTCAACCGACAGATCAGCATCAATCTCTTGATGACCATTGCCGCCCTCGGCGCGGTCGCCATCGGCATCTACACCGAAGCCGGCCTGGTGATCGTGCTGTTCGCCCTCGGCGAGGCGTTGGAGGGATACACCGCTGAACGCGCGCGCAACGCCATCCACAGCCTCAGGACAATCGCCCCGAGCGAAGCAACCATCTTGCGCCCGCGCATGGACTGCCCGGAGCACCTGGGGCAAGCCGGATACACCGGCGGCCCTTGCCCGTGGTGCGGCCAGCACGAACAGCGGCTGCCCGTGAGCGAGCTGCGAATCGGCGATGTGATCGTCGTCAAGCCCGGCGAGCGCATCGCGATGGATGGCCGGGTGCGCGCCGGCGCCTCGTCGGTCAACCAAGCGCCGATCACCGGCGAGAGCCTCCCCGTGCCCAAGCAGCCCGGCGATGAAGTCTTCGCCGGCACAATCAACGGCGAAGCGGCGCTAGAGGTGGAGGTCACGCGCTGCATCGAGGACAATCTCATCGCGCGCGTGATTCGCCTGGTTGAAGCAGCTCAAGAGCGCAAGGCGCCGGCCGAGCGTTTCGTGGACCGCTTCGCCCGCGTCTATACGCCGGCGGTGGTCGGGTTGGCCGTCGCGCTGGCCGTCGCGCCGCCGCTGCTGTTCGGCGCGCCGTTCATGCCGACGGCCGACGACCAGGGTTGGCTCTACCGCGCGCTGGAATTGCTGGTGGTGGCCTGTCCCTGCGCGCTGGTCATCAGCACGCCCGTCACCATCATCAGCGCCCTGGGCAACGCCGCGCGGCATGGCGTGCTGATCAAGGGCGGCGCGTATCTGGAGGCGCTGGCCGGCGTGCGCGCCGTCGCGTTCGACAAAACCGGCACACTGACCGAGGGCAAACCCAAGGTGATCAAGGTGAAATCGGTCCATTGCACTGACCCGACCACCGGCGTGTGCGATCACTGCGCCGATTTGCTCGCCCTGGCCAGCGCCGTGGAGCGACGCAGCGAGCACCCGCTGGCGCAGGCGGTGGTGGCCGCCGCCGAGGATCAGCGCCTGAGCGGACGCTATCCCGCTGCGCAATCGGTCAAGGCCATCGCCGGCAAAGGCATATCCGGCCGCGTCGCGGAGCGCGAGGTGCTCATCGGCAGCCATGCGTTCTTCGATCAAACCCTGCCCCATGACCGCGCGCTGTGCGAAGAGATTGAGTCGCTCTCGGCGCGCAGCCTCACACCGGTGCTCGTCGCCGCGGACGGGGCGTTGGCCGGCTACATCGGCATCGCCGACGCCACGCGCGACACCAGTCGGCAGGTCATAGATGCGCTCCATCGCAGCGGCATCCAGGCGACGGTGATGCTCACCGGCGACAACGCGCGCGCCGCCCAGGCAGTCGCCCAGCAGGTTGGCGTGAGCGAGGTGAGAGCCGGGCTGCTGCCGGAGCAGAAAGTCGAAGCGGTGCACGCGCTGCGCGACCGATACGGCGCAGTGGCGATGGTGGGCGACGGCGTGAACGACGCGCCGGCGTTGGCTGCGGCCAACGTGGGCATTGCCGTCAGCGATGGAACCGCGCAAGCGATCGAAACCGCCGACGTGGTGCTCATGAGGGACGACCTGCGCCTATTGCCCTTTGCGTTACAACTGAGCCGCGCTGCCACACGCACGATTCGCATCAACATCGCCCTCGCCATCGGCATCAAGCTGGCGGTGCTCCTGCTGGCGCTCTTCGGTTTGGGCACGATGTGGCTGGCCGTGCTGGCCGACGTGGGCGCGTCGTTGCTGGTGACGCTGCACGGCATGCGGCTGCTGCGCTATCGTCCCGCAGACCCGGCCGCGCCGGCGTAA